The stretch of DNA ACGCGATCCTGCAGCTCAGGGCCGCCACCCGTGCGGTTGCGGAGAGCTCCGCGCCCGAGCCGCTTGGCCAGCTGGTCCGGGACATCGTCTCGTCGCTGGGGTACACGGATGCCGCACCGCACAGCGGCGGTGCCCTGCGCGAACGCTGGGAGTCCCTCGCGGCGCTCGTGGCCCTGGCCGACGAGCTGGTGATCAGCCGGGGAGCGCAATTCACCCTCGCCGACTTCGTCACCGAGCTCCAGGAGCGGTCCCTGGCCCAGCACGCGCCGACCGTGCAGGGCGTGACCCTCGCCTCGCTGCACGCCGCGAAGGGGCTGGAATGGGATGCCGTGTTCCTGGTCGGGCTCAGCGAAGGCCTGATGCCGATTTCCTTCGCCGACTCGCCCGAATCCGTGGACGAGGAACGCCGGCTGCTGTACGTCGGGATCACCCGCGCCAGGGAACACCTGTTCCTGTCCTGGTCCACCGCCCGTACACCGGGCGGCCGGGCCAACCGCAAGCCCTCGCGCTTCCTGGACGGGCTGCGGCCGGACTCGGTCGCCAGTTCCTCGCTCCGCGGCAAGGGCGCGGCGCCGCGCCGCAAGGCGGCCGTTCCGGCGTCGTGCCGTGTCTGCGGGACCATGCTCACCTCCGGCGCCGAACGCAAGGTGGGACGCTGCGGCCAGTGCCCGCCGAGCTACGAGGAACAAACGTTTGACGCGCTCAGGCAATGGCGCAAAGAGGTGGCGCTCGCGGCGGACGTCCCCGCCTTCGTCGTCTTCACCGACGCCACCCTGACCGCAATTGCCGAGGCCATGCCGACCTCGCTCGAGCAGCTGGCCAAGCTCGCCGGGGTGGGCCCCTCGAAGCTGGAGAAATACGGCGAAGCGGTGCTGGCCGTGCTCGTGGAAAGCACCTCCCTCTGATGCCGGCCGCAGCGAAGGCCCGGGCCGCAAAGGCCGTTCCGGCAGTTTCAGGGGCTACGCCGGCACCCGTCCCGCGCAGAACCGCCGACGGGGCCCCGGTCGAGGTCCGCCGCTCGGCCCGCCGCCGCCGGACGGTCGCCGCGTTTTGGGAGAACGGCACGGCGGTGGTCGCCATTCCGGCCTCCTTCAGCCGGGCCCAGGAACGCGATTGGGTTCACCGGATGCTGGAGAAGCTGCGGCTGCAGGGGGAGCGGGGGACCCGCGGCTCCGGCCCCCGCCGTCCCCGCAACGATGCCGCCCTGGCGGACCGCGCCGCGGAGCTTTCCGAAAAATACCTTGGCGGCCGCGCCGTGCCGTCCTCGGTCCGCTGGGTGGGCAACCAGAATTCCCGCTGGGGTTCGGCGACGCCGTCGGACGGAACCATCCGGCTCTCCGACAAGCTCCAGCCCATGCCGCAGTGGGTCATTGACTACGTAATGCTCCACGAACTGGCTCATCTGCTGGTGGCCGGCCACAACGCCGCGTTCTGGCGGCTGCTGGAGGCCTATCCGGAAACGCAGCGTGCCAAGGCCTTCCTGGAGGGTGTCTCCTTCGCCACCTCCCGCGGGCTCGCACCGGCTGACGCGGACGGACCCGGACATAACAAAGCCCCGGACGGAACCGAAGTCCCGGCCGGGGCCGGCCAGCTCTTCTGAGCCTCGGGCCTCGCGTACTAGGCCGTGGGCGTATCGCCTTCGCCCGGGCGAGGTTCCCCGGTGCCGCCTTTTCCGTCGTTGCCCTCGTCTTCCGGTGTGGCCGGCTCATCGAAGCCGCCGTTCAGCAGTTTCGCAAGGGCGTCGTCCACCTCGGTGTCGCTGGCCTCGGCCAGCTTCCGGCGTTCGCTGAACCCCTTCGGATCGTCCAGGTCCTCGGCGGTGGGGAGCAGATCCGGATGCTGCCAGATGGCGTCACGGCCTTCGATGCCGCGTTCTTCCTTGAGCGAAGCCCAGAGCGTGGCGGCCTCCCGGAGGCGGCGGGGACGCAGTTCGAGTCCCACGAGGGAGGAAAATGCGTGTTCGGCCGGGCCTCCGGTGGCCCGGCGGCGGCGGACCGTCTCACGCAAGGCAGCGGCGGAAGGCAGCAGGTTTTCCGTGGCGGCGGCGGTGAGTTCGTCGACCCAGCCCTCCACCAGGGCGAGGGCGGTTTCCAGCTTTTCGAGGGCCTGGTCTTGCGCGGGGGTGCGCTGCGGCATAAAGACGCCCTGGGACAAGGCCGCCTGGATGCCTTCGGGGTTGCTCGGATCAAGGTCCCGGGCGAGTTCCTCGATCTTCGAGGTGTCGATGTGGATCCCGCGGGCGTAGGCTTCGATGGCTCCGAGCAGGTGCCCGCGCAGCCACGGAACCTGGACAAAAAGCCGGGCGTGGGCCGCCTCGCGGACCGCGAGGAACAGCCGTATGTCGCCTTCAGGGAGGCTGAGGCCTTCGCCGAACTTCGCGACATTGGCGGGCAGCAGCGCCATCTCCAGGTCGGCCAGGGGCACACCGATGTCTGTGGAGCTGACAACCTCGGCCGAGAGGGCGCCGATGGCCTGTCCCAGCTGCATGCCGAAGATGGCACCGCCCATGTTCTGCAGCATCGAGGAGGCGCCGCCCATCATCGCCTTCATTTCCTCGGGCATCTGCTCGGTCATGGCGGTGGAGAGCGCATTGGCGATGCTGTTCGCAACCGGCTCGGTCAGCCGCTTCCACGTGCCGAGGGTTTCCTCGACCCACTCGGCGCGGGACCAGGCCCGGCCGATCAGGCCGGTGGCCGGCAACCCGGTGACCTGGTCGAGCCAGAGTTCGGCGAGGCGGAGGGCCTGATCGACGTCGCGTGACTGCTGGGCGGTGACGGACGGATCGGAGCCGGACGCGGCCACCCGCCGGGCATTTTCATGCGCCAGTTGCCAGTTGACCGGCCCCTCGGAGGAGGAGCTCATCATCGCCTGGACCTGGGAGAACATCTGGGCCAGCAGGTTCGGATCATCGGGAAGCCCCGCGGCCTTGGCGAGCTCAGCGGGATCGATGCCGCCCAGGCCCTGGCCGCCCATGAGGTTCTTCAGCATTTCCGCCAGAGGATCCTTGGGTTCCTCGTCACCATTGGACGGATTGAGTGGGTTGGAGGTCATGATCCCGCCGATCGTCGGTGTGGCTGTTTCTCAACTTTCACGGTACCCCGCGGCACGGGGGCTGTCTGCCGAAAGGGTGCCACGTTCGCTGTAGGCAAAGAGCCGTCGGGGCCTCCGAACGCGTAGTGTTGGAAGCTGGAATGTTTGCAGGCCACCGCCCAGGTTCGGGCGGTGGCCGGAGCGCGCTGTCCAAGGGTCCCAGGGCCCGCCCGCGCAGGCACGGAGAGGTCCTTCATTGACGATTACCCAGGGCGACACCCACGGCGAGCAGCCTTCCGGAGAGCCGTCGGCACGCCGGGCGCGGGGCCGCAGGGCACTGTTCCCGGGAGCCTGGGGGCCGAAGAAGCGGGACAGGAGGTCCTCCGCCATGCTGGTCTCCGGCCTGCTGGCCGTGGCACTCGGGATCACCGCCGTGAGCCTTCCCGTTCCCTACGTGGTCGAATCGCCCGGTCCGACGTTCAACACGCTCGGCGACGACAAGGGCAAGCCGGTCATCACCGTCACCGGGCACGAGACCTACCCCGCGAAGGGCGACCTGGACCTCACCACGGTCTATGTCGATGGCGGACCCAACGGACCGGTCAGCATCTTCGAGGCCTTCTCGGCCTGGCTCGACGGGAACAAGGCCGTCTACCCGGAAGAAATGATCTTTCCGAAGGGGGTGACGAAGGAGCAGTCCCAGCAGGAGAGCGCAGTCGCGATGGAAACCTCGCAGGAGAATGCCGTCGCCGCGGCCCTGAAGGACCTCAAGATCCCGTTCGAGCAGAAAATGGAGATCGCAAGCCTTCCGGAAGATTCGGCCTCCAACGGCAAGCTCCGGGCCGGGGACGTCCTGGTCTCGATCAATGACAAGCCGATCACGGACCTCGGCGTCGTCCAATCCGAACTGGCCGCGGGCAACGGCACGCCGGTCACGGTCGTCGTGGAACGCGGCGGCAGCAGGGTGCCGGCAACCATCACCCCGGCCAGGACATCTGCCGGCCGCTACATCCTGGGCGTGATCCTGCAGTACAAGTTCACGTTCCCCTTCGATGTGAAGATTTCCCTGGACAAGGTCGGCGGCCCCAGTGCGGGGATGATGTTCGCCCTTGGGATCATCGACACCTTGACTCCCGGGGACCTGACCGGAGGCAAGCACATCGCCGGAACCGGGACCATCACCCCCGACGGCGCCGTGGGGCCCATCGGCGGGATCGCCCAGAAGATGCGTGGCGCGAGGGCTGGCGGAGCCACCTTGTTCCTGGCTCCGGCCGCCAATTGCGCTGACGTGGTGGGCCACATCCCCGACGGCCTCCAGGTGGTCAGGGTCGAGAGCCTGGCCGAGGCGCGCAAGGCCGTCGAACTGGCCGCGTCAGGTGCCGACACATCCGGGCTTCCTGTCTGCACCAGCAACTAGACTGACCGCGGAACTAAGCTCCTCCGCCACTCGTGGCACTTGTGACGGCCGTTGCCCTGCCGGGATCCTCCGGGCGGGGCGGCGCCGGCAGTCGCTACAATGCATCGAAACGGCATCACCTGCACTGAATCAACGCCCTGT from Arthrobacter sp. PAMC25564 encodes:
- a CDS encoding YgjP-like metallopeptidase domain-containing protein — protein: MPAAAKARAAKAVPAVSGATPAPVPRRTADGAPVEVRRSARRRRTVAAFWENGTAVVAIPASFSRAQERDWVHRMLEKLRLQGERGTRGSGPRRPRNDAALADRAAELSEKYLGGRAVPSSVRWVGNQNSRWGSATPSDGTIRLSDKLQPMPQWVIDYVMLHELAHLLVAGHNAAFWRLLEAYPETQRAKAFLEGVSFATSRGLAPADADGPGHNKAPDGTEVPAGAGQLF
- a CDS encoding zinc-dependent metalloprotease, coding for MTSNPLNPSNGDEEPKDPLAEMLKNLMGGQGLGGIDPAELAKAAGLPDDPNLLAQMFSQVQAMMSSSSEGPVNWQLAHENARRVAASGSDPSVTAQQSRDVDQALRLAELWLDQVTGLPATGLIGRAWSRAEWVEETLGTWKRLTEPVANSIANALSTAMTEQMPEEMKAMMGGASSMLQNMGGAIFGMQLGQAIGALSAEVVSSTDIGVPLADLEMALLPANVAKFGEGLSLPEGDIRLFLAVREAAHARLFVQVPWLRGHLLGAIEAYARGIHIDTSKIEELARDLDPSNPEGIQAALSQGVFMPQRTPAQDQALEKLETALALVEGWVDELTAAATENLLPSAAALRETVRRRRATGGPAEHAFSSLVGLELRPRRLREAATLWASLKEERGIEGRDAIWQHPDLLPTAEDLDDPKGFSERRKLAEASDTEVDDALAKLLNGGFDEPATPEDEGNDGKGGTGEPRPGEGDTPTA
- a CDS encoding S16 family serine protease, translating into MLVSGLLAVALGITAVSLPVPYVVESPGPTFNTLGDDKGKPVITVTGHETYPAKGDLDLTTVYVDGGPNGPVSIFEAFSAWLDGNKAVYPEEMIFPKGVTKEQSQQESAVAMETSQENAVAAALKDLKIPFEQKMEIASLPEDSASNGKLRAGDVLVSINDKPITDLGVVQSELAAGNGTPVTVVVERGGSRVPATITPARTSAGRYILGVILQYKFTFPFDVKISLDKVGGPSAGMMFALGIIDTLTPGDLTGGKHIAGTGTITPDGAVGPIGGIAQKMRGARAGGATLFLAPAANCADVVGHIPDGLQVVRVESLAEARKAVELAASGADTSGLPVCTSN